The Bos taurus isolate L1 Dominette 01449 registration number 42190680 breed Hereford chromosome 18, ARS-UCD2.0, whole genome shotgun sequence genome has a window encoding:
- the TNNT1 gene encoding troponin T, slow skeletal muscle isoform X3: MSDAEEQEYEEEQPEEEEAAEEEEEEEERPKPSRPVVPPLIPPKIPEGERVDFDDIHRKRMEKDLLELQTLIDVHFEQRKKEEEELVALKERIERRRAERAEQQRFRTEKERERQAKLAEEKMRKEEEEAKKRAEDDAKKKKVLSNMGAHFGGYLVKAEQKRGKRQTGREMKLRILSERKKPLNIDHMGEEQLREKAQELSDWIHQLESEKFDLMAKLKQQKYEINVLYNRISHAQKFRKGAGKGRVGGRWK, encoded by the exons ATGTCGGACGCCGAAGAGCAAGAATATGAAGA GGAGCAGCCTGAAG AAGAGGAGGCcgccgaggaggaggaggaag AAGAGGAGCGCCCCAAACCAAG CCGGCCTGTGGTACCTCCTCTGATCCCGCCAAAGATCCCAGAGGGGGAGCGTGTGGACTTCGAT GACATCCACCGGAAGCGCATGGAAAAGGACCTGCTGGAGCTGCAGACACTCATCGACGTCCACTTTGAGCAgcggaagaaagaggaagaggagctgGTGGCGCTGAAAGAGCGCATC GAGCGGCGCCGGGCGGAGAGAGCCGAGCAACAGCGCTTCAGAACCGAGAAGGAGCGAGAGCGTCAGGCCAAGCTGGCG GAGGAGAAGATgcggaaggaagaggaggaggccaAGAAGCGGGCCGAGGACGACGCCAAGAAGAAGAAGGTTCTGTCCAACATGGGTGCCCATTTTGGGGGTTATCTGGTCAAG GCAGAACAGAAGCGAGGGAAGCGCCAGACGGGGCGTGAGATGAAACTGCGTATCCTGTCTGAGCGTAAAAAGCCTCTGAACATCGACCACATGGGAGAAGAGCAGCTCCG GGAGAAGGCCCAGGAACTGTCGGACTGGATCCACCAGCTGGAGTCAGAGAAGTTTGACCTGATGGCGAAGCTGAAGCAGCAGAAATATGAA ATCAACGTTCTGTACAACCGCATCAGCCACGCCCAGAAGTT ccggAAGGGGGCCGGGAAGGGCCGAGTTGGAGGCCGCTGGAAGTGA
- the TNNT1 gene encoding troponin T, slow skeletal muscle isoform X2, producing the protein MSDAEEQEYEEEQPEEEEAAEEEEEGEAPHSAEEERPKPSRPVVPPLIPPKIPEGERVDFDDIHRKRMEKDLLELQTLIDVHFEQRKKEEEELVALKERIERRRAERAEQQRFRTEKERERQAKLAEEKMRKEEEEAKKRAEDDAKKKKVLSNMGAHFGGYLVKAEQKRGKRQTGREMKLRILSERKKPLNIDHMGEEQLREKAQELSDWIHQLESEKFDLMAKLKQQKYEINVLYNRISHAQKFRKGAGKGRVGGRWK; encoded by the exons ATGTCGGACGCCGAAGAGCAAGAATATGAAGA GGAGCAGCCTGAAG AAGAGGAGGCcgccgaggaggaggaggaaggtgagGCGCCGCACTCCGCAG AAGAGGAGCGCCCCAAACCAAG CCGGCCTGTGGTACCTCCTCTGATCCCGCCAAAGATCCCAGAGGGGGAGCGTGTGGACTTCGAT GACATCCACCGGAAGCGCATGGAAAAGGACCTGCTGGAGCTGCAGACACTCATCGACGTCCACTTTGAGCAgcggaagaaagaggaagaggagctgGTGGCGCTGAAAGAGCGCATC GAGCGGCGCCGGGCGGAGAGAGCCGAGCAACAGCGCTTCAGAACCGAGAAGGAGCGAGAGCGTCAGGCCAAGCTGGCG GAGGAGAAGATgcggaaggaagaggaggaggccaAGAAGCGGGCCGAGGACGACGCCAAGAAGAAGAAGGTTCTGTCCAACATGGGTGCCCATTTTGGGGGTTATCTGGTCAAG GCAGAACAGAAGCGAGGGAAGCGCCAGACGGGGCGTGAGATGAAACTGCGTATCCTGTCTGAGCGTAAAAAGCCTCTGAACATCGACCACATGGGAGAAGAGCAGCTCCG GGAGAAGGCCCAGGAACTGTCGGACTGGATCCACCAGCTGGAGTCAGAGAAGTTTGACCTGATGGCGAAGCTGAAGCAGCAGAAATATGAA ATCAACGTTCTGTACAACCGCATCAGCCACGCCCAGAAGTT ccggAAGGGGGCCGGGAAGGGCCGAGTTGGAGGCCGCTGGAAGTGA
- the TNNT1 gene encoding troponin T, slow skeletal muscle isoform X1: MSDAEEQEYEEEQPEEEEAAEEEEEAPEEPEPAAEPEEERPKPSRPVVPPLIPPKIPEGERVDFDDIHRKRMEKDLLELQTLIDVHFEQRKKEEEELVALKERIERRRAERAEQQRFRTEKERERQAKLAEEKMRKEEEEAKKRAEDDAKKKKVLSNMGAHFGGYLVKAEQKRGKRQTGREMKLRILSERKKPLNIDHMGEEQLREKAQELSDWIHQLESEKFDLMAKLKQQKYEINVLYNRISHAQKFRKGAGKGRVGGRWK; the protein is encoded by the exons ATGTCGGACGCCGAAGAGCAAGAATATGAAGA GGAGCAGCCTGAAG AAGAGGAGGCcgccgaggaggaggaggaag cccccgaGGAGCCGGAGCCGGCGGCAGAGCCAG AAGAGGAGCGCCCCAAACCAAG CCGGCCTGTGGTACCTCCTCTGATCCCGCCAAAGATCCCAGAGGGGGAGCGTGTGGACTTCGAT GACATCCACCGGAAGCGCATGGAAAAGGACCTGCTGGAGCTGCAGACACTCATCGACGTCCACTTTGAGCAgcggaagaaagaggaagaggagctgGTGGCGCTGAAAGAGCGCATC GAGCGGCGCCGGGCGGAGAGAGCCGAGCAACAGCGCTTCAGAACCGAGAAGGAGCGAGAGCGTCAGGCCAAGCTGGCG GAGGAGAAGATgcggaaggaagaggaggaggccaAGAAGCGGGCCGAGGACGACGCCAAGAAGAAGAAGGTTCTGTCCAACATGGGTGCCCATTTTGGGGGTTATCTGGTCAAG GCAGAACAGAAGCGAGGGAAGCGCCAGACGGGGCGTGAGATGAAACTGCGTATCCTGTCTGAGCGTAAAAAGCCTCTGAACATCGACCACATGGGAGAAGAGCAGCTCCG GGAGAAGGCCCAGGAACTGTCGGACTGGATCCACCAGCTGGAGTCAGAGAAGTTTGACCTGATGGCGAAGCTGAAGCAGCAGAAATATGAA ATCAACGTTCTGTACAACCGCATCAGCCACGCCCAGAAGTT ccggAAGGGGGCCGGGAAGGGCCGAGTTGGAGGCCGCTGGAAGTGA